The following nucleotide sequence is from Pochonia chlamydosporia 170 chromosome 4, whole genome shotgun sequence.
GCTGCTCTACTGCTCGATCTGTTGTGTTTGTCTTTGGCGCCGCCATGCGTTGCCGGCGACGTGGAAGGCGTAGTCTCTTGCCTTTTTGTCGGTGACGCCATGGTTGTCTAGTTCTTGGTTGAGGACTTGGAATTCTAAGGAGTTGAGCCCTGGGTTGGTCAGTTGGAAGCTGTTTAAGGAGTTGAGAGATCGTTGGAGGAGAAGATGCGGGATGGGAAGAAGTGTTTGTTCTTACAACAGGAATTGTTTGTGGGGGAACTGTCGCTGAATACTGGATATTCTGTCCATGCGTTCTCTTCGTGAGAGGGCATGGACAAACCTCGTACGAGGGGGTGATTTGACTCGATTGGGCTTACGCTGTTGGATGTGCTTTGTCCCTGGGAAGGTGTTGTGAGGTACATTGAGTTTGCCGTTGGGTCATTCAAGGTGGGAAAGGGGGATGGCGTTTGCTGGGACGCGCTGTTGCAGGCAAACATTATGGTGTTTGCATGGAAACTTGGGAATGTGGTGGCAAACTGGGCGTGGAAGTTGAGTTTCGGTTGGAACAGGAAGAAAACAGAGGGGACTGGGATTTAAAAAAAGATATGTCGGGAAATTCAAGTGAACAAGTTTGGGTTGGACAAGGTGAGTGGTGCTGTGAATTTGAGTTATGAATCACTTAGCTGTGGTTTCTGTAACTGTGGTTTGGTCTGTGAATCTGGGCAGGTTGGGTGTTGCAAGTAGTTGGAGGATCTGTgattttgcctttttgaagCAACATGTTTGCAACGGTTTATTGGAATATGTCCTTCCTTCAATATTTCATTCACTCTGGTGATCCCGCATTAACAAAAACATACAGCATGTGTAACAGAAATTGCTAAAGGGTTTAGATATCCAACTTAAACATAAGTAAACTGCAGAGCCAAACAGAGTCACCAAATAACAACAACTCCAATCTCAATACTGGTCCTCAATTGTCCTTACAGTAATAGTGAGTGCAGAGAACTGTTAATTATATACAGGCAGCAATCCAGTTGAGCCCTTTGCTGTTCCCCAAaccaaactcatcaactAGCAAGAGTAGCCCCAAAAGCTGCTTTCAAaagaatatatatatgtaCGTATTTCAGCTGCCACTACACTGTCCCAACTCCAGGTTCGTTGGTACTTTTCGACCAATAATATAAAGTCATTTTTAACGCTCATACTACATCCATCATGAGCGTATCACAGGCTCGCGTTCCTCACCAATTCCGCAAACGGGCACCTCAATTATTGGAAGCACACATATGCACAGACATCTCCGCAACGTATCAATTACTTTTTGGTTTTGCAGCTTATTACCCCGCTCTTAGGTGCTATTTGATGGAATGATTATTTAGCCAGCCTACATGGTGAATTGGCCATGCTTGAAACATTCGGTGTCCTCACATCTTATCTGACGCTCCTGTCCTGGATCTCACTGCAACCTTCATAGAGCTCGCCTTTTAAAAGCATTtaccttcttttctttcttgttttcaGCTGGAGCACCTGGTACTCAATATCGCCCCCCCTAACTTACCTGCAAACATGTCCGTTGGGAAGCAGCCGGACTGGCGCACAAAACCTCACCCAGACCAGTCCCCCACGATCATTGGCAATTCCAAGAATTTTTGGAAATGGTCCAAAGAGGAGGGCTTCGACCTCACTCACCCCCCAACTCCCGAGTCCGAGCCAGTGCAAGGACGAATGAGGCTGCAATGTGCGTTGACGCCAGTCGTCATCGACCCAGCCAAAACTGCACTCTTGGTTATCGATCTTCAAAACTACGACCTCTCCAAAGCCTTGGGCAACCACAATCAGGCTGTTTTCGACGCCGAAGACACAGTTCTGAACTACGCTATTCCAGCTGCCCGCAAGAGTGGCATCCAGATCATATATGTCACCACCGGCTACTCCGATCAAGATCTTCTAGAGATGGACCCGGCTGTGTTTAGAACTTTCAATTTCGAACCAGTTGTAGACTCTCCTAACTGGGCCGAGCTCCCACCCGGAGAAGGATACAGCAACAAGGGCCAGTACCGCAACAAGAAAGGTATTGGCGACCCCATTGGCGAGATAGAGCTCGAAGATGGCACCAAGATCGATGCAGGAAGGATTCTAGTTCGCGGCACGTGGAACAGCTGGCTGCATGATCCTCTGGCAGCTGCGTACGAGGAGAGCCAGAGTATGGAGCTTCCAGACATTCATTTCTACAAGAACCGCAGCTCGGGAATGTGCGAACGAATGACCGCCCTTACCGATTATCTCAATGAGAAAAACCTCAGAACTCTCCTCTTTACTGGAATCAACATAGACCAATGTGTCATGGGTACCTTGCAAGATGCGTACTTGAAAGGCTTCGATACAATCTTGCTCAAGGACGGCTGTGCGACGGATAGCCAGAAATATGCCCAGATGAGTTGCGAGTTTAACTGTGCCATTAGCTGGGGCTTCCTTTCTAGTTGCAAGGATTTCGCAGATGCAGTTTCTAAGCTCTAGAAAACCGGGTCCGTCGGGATTAATGCTCTGTTTGAAGCTGTAATTGTGGTAGCGTCTGTGAGTATGGCACTTTGGGATGGCAAAGGGGTGAGAGGATCTGTGTGCCTGTTTTTCGAAACACATTTCCACACATTTACAAGAGGTGAATATAGTAGAGTCACCTATAGGCTCACTTTGTGGTACAAGATATTACGACTACACCAGGCGTTTACTGGTGTAACGGCTGCTTCGCCTGTGATGTCAGTCTCGTAACCTTAGTGTCATTCACTCTCCAGTTCAGAAGCCTTGGGTGAAGCGTCCACTTCCCATCATTCGAGCTTCACACCTGGCAACACGCGAAGCTGTACTACCTCAGACTTGTGGATAATTGACTCATCTCTTTTAATGAATAGGTGGAGTTGATACAATTATGTTGCATTTCTGGGGTTGGTTTCTCTTTCCTGAATGCGGCAAAGTTGCCAAAGAatccaaggctgccaacTCACATTCACCACCTAGAGCTCGTCCTTGTCAATCAAACTGTGATGCCACACTAGTCACGCGACTCAGCTATTCACAGTTGCTTCTTTAACCTTGGTCGTACAAAGATGGACATACGGTCAAACGCTGCCCACTGCGGGACAAGCATCAGGGGCTGACATTATTGCTAGGTATTGAAACGACGGATGTGATTAATACGCTGTTGTACTACTTTCGCTCAGTGATTTGAACTTGAACCATTTGTGGCCATATTTTGAAACGTTTTCATACGAGGCTGGCATATAGTAAACTGCTGCAGAAGACGGAACGAGCTAAATCAGACGGGAGTTTGTTGGAGAAGTCTGAGAACAGATAATACAGATCACGTTGTTAATGCTATTCTCTTGGGGTTGTGTTGAGTTTTATTACAAGCTtgtatttaatctttaaaTCGAAGAATAGTATTCATACATATTTTTAGTTGGTACTGATTATGTTGGCGTGGAAAGAAAACGACGCCTGGGTCAGTGCAAGTAAGTTTGGCCAAGAGAAGAATTTAGGGTCAAATCCCACTCGCCAAGATTGCCGGAAGGGTTTCAACCAATACACTGGTATGGCGCTTAAGTCGTTTGGAGTGAAAGACAGAGCATGCGGTCACGACTATGGCAACATTCACTTCATTTTTCCTTCATATATTGGGTAGGTTTCCCGCCGTGACGCACCAACGTACATCTGTGGCCTAGTTTTCTGAGAGTTGATCATCTTCCCTTTGTCTCTGGCGGGATAACGGCCTGAAGGGGCGTTTTCTTGTACCAGACGCGTCTGAACATGCAAGAAAATGCTATCGTCTAGATGTCAGGATGCTTAGTGGTCGTTTTGTAAGCATCGTCGCATAACATCGCTTAAGTGTGTCTAATTTTGTGTACTATTCTTTCATCCAGTACAAATCCTGCGATGCAAAGGACCGACCTAGGATTCTGCAAGTATAGAATTGAGCCTCGCAGCGTAGATGGCGTAGGCCAGGGGAGGCAAAGTTTAGTTAGTTTACTTGACTTGTCAGGTGGTTCCAGgttggccatcaacaacgaAGCTCAAGCTAGGAATCATTGCGAACTGGATTTTCATTTACTGTCAATATTAAATATTAAGCCCTCTGTGCCTTGTAGTCGAAGTGCCCGGCGTGGGCAGAagaggacatggagtgaCTTGGTGCCTTACGTAATACGGCATTCTGGTGCACCTGGAATAGCAATTCGttgccatcaccacatcctGACTCTTCCTTTGCTCCAtgctcaagcagaagctgcaCAATAGCCTTATGGCCAAAAACTGCCGCTCCTTTGACCGGACCCGCGCCAAAACGATCCCTCAAGTTCACTTGAGCCCCATACTTGAGAAGCACACGAACAACCTCCTCGTGCCCCCTTTCTGCCGCATGGAAGAGGGCCGTTGCTTCCGTATCATCGACCATGTCAACCCATGCTCcatgctcaagaagcaaCCGAACAATCGTTTCGTTCCCGACTCGGGCTGCCTCTTCCAACGGGGTGGATGGACATGTATTTGTGGCAAGATTGGGATTGGCGCCGTGCTCAAGAAGCAATCTGACAATGGCTGTGTTGTTTTGCGTCACTGCATGTATCAACGGGGACACGAGGAACCCATCCAATCTGTTGGCATTGCAACCACCTCGCCCAACTAGCAACTCAACGACGGAGTTGTGGCCGTTCCTGACGGCATATGTCAGAATTTCTGTCGCATCCATCGGATCAATTTTGATGCCCTTGTCAAGCAAGGTTGATACAACTTCTGCATGGCCGAGTTCCACGGCATAGCTGAGAGGAGTGCGATGAGCAGAGTCTGCTAAATTTGGATTGCCGGAACGACATAGCCATTCTACATACTCAGTGGCCCCAAAGCAGGCCGCGAAATGTATCCCTGTGACGCCTGTTACAACCCGGGGTTCGCTCCAAGAAAACTTCTGTATGTTCCATGCCTGAAAGGATGCTTCTATTTTCTTAGGCTCGTTCAGAAACTTCATGACCGCGTTGCATCTGGGAACTCTGCGGGCATGCCATCCCCAGTTGCGAGATGAGTAGCTATACAGCGGAAATTGTTGCAGTCGTGCTTCCAAAGCCAGGTTGCTCCGGCAAAGTTCAGTGTCAAAGACGTCAAAGGAAAGGTACGTAGCACAAACTGATGCAATAGTGGACTCGGTGTCGCCAAaccatttcctctttgtaCGTTCGAAATATTCCTGTGCGGTGTAATGAACCAGCCTAACAATTTGATTTTGCTCCTCGACCGTTATCAATCCCCCACATACAGCAATGATGTCCATGATATCGGACATGTTCGAGTCATCGGGTTCTCTCGCACCGACTTCAGTGGCCAGT
It contains:
- a CDS encoding isochorismatase family protein (similar to Metarhizium robertsii ARSEF 23 XP_007816312.1) gives rise to the protein MSVGKQPDWRTKPHPDQSPTIIGNSKNFWKWSKEEGFDLTHPPTPESEPVQGRMRLQCALTPVVIDPAKTALLVIDLQNYDLSKALGNHNQAVFDAEDTVLNYAIPAARKSGIQIIYVTTGYSDQDLLEMDPAVFRTFNFEPVVDSPNWAELPPGEGYSNKGQYRNKKGIGDPIGEIELEDGTKIDAGRILVRGTWNSWLHDPLAAAYEESQSMELPDIHFYKNRSSGMCERMTALTDYLNEKNLRTLLFTGINIDQCVMGTLQDAYLKGFDTILLKDGCATDSQKYAQMSCEFNCAISWGFLSSCKDFADAVSKL